One part of the Pandoraea faecigallinarum genome encodes these proteins:
- a CDS encoding glycosyltransferase, which yields MKAEMRVSKSLNVWIVNPYGTLPDEAWREYRSSMLASALRAAGHRVTWWISNFEHRDKRFRTPHFERRELADGTIVNIVPTTAYAGHISLARIKSEQAYGRGVAALAHSAQQERPDLIVLAEPSLFFGGPILAMARQLGVPVVSDILDLWPELFTLVLPRPLRLLQRLVFAPLYWRRARTLRASHGIVAVSRDYLNIGLHAAPGKPSLVSYLGVDVASVRTAAKDAARVLAQLDIAPKVSGEVWVIYAGTLGDNYDIPSIIGAMENERLRQLPVRFLFAGNGPQREMLRAACDRSQGRGRYLGTLEPASLNALYTQCDIGLSTYLEESTVSMPVKFYDYLAGGLAVVNSLGREIGTQVTERRLGLQYGAGDARSLADALIALTESPELLAEYRRNASEAATAFDQRAQHDRYVQFLTSLVENPTC from the coding sequence ATGAAAGCCGAAATGCGTGTCTCCAAGTCCTTGAACGTGTGGATCGTCAATCCCTACGGCACCCTGCCTGATGAAGCCTGGCGTGAATATCGCAGCAGCATGCTCGCGAGCGCGCTGCGCGCCGCCGGCCACCGCGTCACCTGGTGGATTTCGAACTTCGAGCATCGCGACAAACGCTTCCGTACACCGCACTTTGAGCGCCGCGAACTCGCTGACGGCACAATCGTCAACATCGTCCCGACCACGGCCTACGCCGGGCATATTTCGCTCGCTCGCATCAAGAGCGAGCAGGCGTATGGACGCGGCGTGGCCGCACTTGCGCACAGTGCGCAGCAAGAGCGACCTGATCTCATCGTGCTTGCCGAGCCCTCTTTATTCTTCGGCGGCCCCATCTTGGCTATGGCTCGCCAACTCGGCGTGCCCGTCGTGTCGGACATTCTCGATCTTTGGCCGGAGTTGTTTACGCTCGTACTACCCCGGCCGCTACGGCTGTTGCAGCGACTGGTGTTCGCGCCGCTCTACTGGCGGCGCGCACGCACTTTGCGTGCATCACACGGCATCGTTGCCGTATCCCGCGATTACCTGAATATCGGTTTGCATGCCGCCCCAGGCAAACCTTCGCTTGTATCGTATCTGGGTGTCGACGTAGCGAGCGTGCGGACGGCAGCCAAGGACGCGGCCCGCGTGCTCGCGCAGCTCGACATCGCGCCGAAAGTATCGGGCGAGGTATGGGTCATTTATGCTGGCACACTGGGCGACAACTATGACATCCCGTCGATCATCGGCGCCATGGAAAACGAACGCCTGCGCCAACTTCCGGTGCGATTCCTGTTTGCCGGCAACGGCCCCCAGCGCGAAATGCTCCGGGCCGCCTGCGATCGCAGCCAGGGGCGAGGTCGATATCTTGGCACACTTGAGCCTGCCAGCCTGAACGCCTTGTACACGCAGTGCGACATCGGACTGAGCACATACCTCGAAGAATCAACGGTGTCGATGCCAGTGAAGTTCTACGATTACCTGGCCGGTGGCCTCGCCGTGGTCAACTCATTAGGGCGCGAAATCGGCACACAGGTCACCGAACGCCGCTTGGGCCTACAGTACGGGGCGGGAGATGCCCGCTCGCTCGCCGACGCGCTGATTGCGCTGACCGAGTCCCCGGAACTGCTGGCAGAATATCGGCGTAACGCCAGCGAAGCTGCCACGGCTTTCGATCAACGCGCCCAGCATGATCGATATGTACAATTTCTGACATCCCTCGTCGAGAACCCGACATGTTGA
- a CDS encoding acyltransferase — translation MLRRLYLSPVGYIISLVMNVVGIFTRPFMVYGYYCRPDKRFLRYTRISSSVKVLDANQFRVGDHCWIGHYSIIDASGGVTLGEGVQFGFLSAIFSHSSHASIRLLGKRYIDMPTEQRLGLERAPVKVGDYCFIGTGSILLPGTVLGKGCVVAVGSVVRGEFPDHSVIAGNPARRVGDTRKHDTPYINEPGIDETYFDPERLAELRRLQQQDNIESQTS, via the coding sequence ATGTTGAGACGACTCTATCTTTCGCCAGTCGGCTACATCATCTCGTTGGTGATGAATGTCGTCGGCATCTTTACCCGGCCCTTCATGGTGTACGGATACTACTGCCGCCCTGACAAGCGATTTCTGCGCTACACGCGCATCAGCTCAAGCGTAAAGGTGCTAGATGCCAACCAATTTCGGGTCGGAGACCATTGCTGGATCGGCCATTATTCGATCATTGATGCAAGCGGTGGCGTCACGCTTGGCGAAGGTGTCCAGTTTGGATTCCTGAGTGCGATTTTTTCGCACAGCAGTCACGCCTCTATCCGCCTCCTCGGCAAGCGTTATATTGACATGCCCACCGAGCAACGCCTCGGACTTGAGCGCGCGCCGGTGAAGGTCGGCGATTACTGCTTCATCGGCACCGGTTCCATTCTGCTGCCCGGAACGGTCTTGGGCAAAGGCTGCGTCGTGGCCGTGGGCAGCGTAGTACGCGGTGAGTTCCCAGATCACTCCGTTATCGCCGGCAACCCGGCGCGCCGCGTCGGCGACACTCGCAAGCACGACACGCCTTACATCAACGAACCCGGCATCGACGAGACCTATTTCGACCCCGAGCGACTGGCGGAACTACGCCGGCTGCAACAACAAGACAACATCGAGAGCCAGACATCATGA
- a CDS encoding DegT/DnrJ/EryC1/StrS family aminotransferase, with product MNESFLPFAKPEIGEEEIAEVVEALRSGWVTTGPKTRQFEADFAAYLGGDVEAISVNSATAGLHLALEAVGVGPGDEVITTTHTFTATAEVVRYLGADPVFVDIDSTTLCIDVAAIERAITPRTKVIMPVHFAGRAADMPAILDLARRKGLKVVDDAAHALPATSAGMMVGKQGADATIFSFYANKTITTGEGGMLVTQNPEIAKRARIMRLHGISRDAFDRFTAKTPSWYYEIVAPGFKYNLTDIASAIGIHQLRKANRFHERRQAIANRYDTGLKDLSIICPPRAAPGDIHSWHLYVIQLGDNAGVARDTFIERLFEQGIGCSVHYIPLHLQPYWRDRYHLNPQDFPVSQRVYERTLSLPLYTAMTDADIDRVLGSIRQALAE from the coding sequence ATGAATGAATCGTTCCTGCCTTTTGCCAAGCCCGAAATCGGTGAAGAAGAGATTGCGGAAGTGGTTGAAGCGCTGCGCTCCGGCTGGGTGACCACAGGCCCGAAGACGCGTCAATTTGAAGCCGACTTCGCTGCCTACCTCGGCGGTGACGTCGAAGCGATCTCGGTCAATTCGGCCACGGCGGGCCTGCATCTCGCCCTGGAGGCTGTGGGTGTCGGCCCTGGCGACGAAGTCATTACGACTACGCATACATTTACCGCAACGGCTGAAGTCGTACGCTACCTGGGTGCCGATCCCGTGTTTGTGGACATTGACTCGACCACACTGTGCATCGATGTGGCGGCGATTGAGCGCGCCATAACTCCGCGCACGAAGGTCATCATGCCGGTGCACTTTGCCGGTCGCGCTGCCGATATGCCCGCCATTCTCGATCTTGCGCGCCGCAAAGGATTGAAGGTTGTCGACGACGCTGCCCATGCCTTGCCTGCTACCAGCGCCGGCATGATGGTCGGCAAGCAAGGCGCCGACGCGACCATCTTCAGCTTCTATGCCAATAAGACGATCACTACCGGCGAGGGAGGCATGCTAGTCACGCAGAATCCGGAAATTGCGAAGCGCGCGCGCATCATGCGCTTGCACGGCATCAGCCGGGATGCCTTTGATCGCTTCACGGCCAAGACGCCGAGCTGGTATTACGAAATCGTCGCGCCTGGCTTCAAGTACAACCTTACCGATATCGCATCGGCGATCGGCATTCACCAATTGCGCAAGGCCAATCGCTTTCATGAACGCCGTCAGGCCATCGCCAACCGCTACGACACCGGCCTGAAGGATCTGTCGATCATTTGCCCGCCGCGTGCCGCGCCGGGCGACATCCACTCCTGGCACCTGTACGTAATCCAGCTTGGCGATAACGCCGGGGTAGCGCGCGACACGTTTATCGAGCGACTGTTCGAACAAGGCATCGGTTGCAGCGTGCACTACATTCCGCTGCACCTGCAACCTTACTGGCGTGACCGGTATCACCTGAATCCCCAGGACTTCCCGGTGAGCCAGCGCGTCTACGAGCGCACCTTGTCGTTGCCACTGTACACAGCAATGACGGATGCAGATATCGACCGCGTGCTTGGCTCGATTCGCCAGGCGCTCGCCGAATGA